The following are encoded together in the Hypnocyclicus thermotrophus genome:
- a CDS encoding recombinase family protein codes for MKKVTKIEPASVSSLVQRKLRVAAYCRVSTTSEEQLESLNAQKEHYEKYIKAHPDWEFVGLYYDEGITGTKKEKRKGLKAMLTACELKQIDFIITKSISRFARNTLDCLEMVRKLIGLGIFLYFEKENLNTQSMESELILSILSSMAQDESTSISQNSKWSVQSRFKKGTFKISYPPYGYANIDGKMEVIPEKAEIVRGIFREALAGKGCYTIARELNESNTPTKKGGKWTGTSVRGILSNEKYTGDALFQKTYTDSQFNRHINSGQQEQYLVTNHHEAIINHKDFDRVQAVIRQRGSEKSVKKGSSKYLNRYVLSGKIICGNCGSHFKRRTHYTAKGSYIAWTCQTHIEHKDKCTMKYIRDDEIHKAFVLMMNKLIYGYKVVLKPLQAALKTMNGEERITALANLDERIVKNTDRKRVITELVGKGFLDATFFTKELSDIAAEAEMLAQEKKRLENSATGNQKQRLELDTLIHYIVKKPEIREFEDTLFERFVENIVVYSRNEIGFCMKCGITLRERMVN; via the coding sequence GTGAAGAAAGTAACAAAAATTGAACCAGCATCTGTTTCTTCCCTTGTTCAGAGAAAATTACGAGTTGCAGCTTATTGTCGAGTATCAACAACAAGTGAAGAACAACTTGAGAGCCTAAATGCTCAAAAGGAACATTATGAGAAATATATAAAGGCTCATCCAGATTGGGAGTTTGTTGGGTTATATTATGATGAGGGTATTACAGGTACCAAGAAAGAAAAGCGTAAAGGATTAAAGGCAATGCTTACTGCTTGTGAATTAAAACAAATTGATTTTATTATTACCAAATCAATCAGCAGGTTTGCAAGGAATACATTGGATTGCTTGGAAATGGTTCGAAAACTGATAGGTCTTGGGATATTCTTATATTTCGAGAAGGAAAACCTAAATACGCAATCGATGGAAAGCGAATTAATTCTTTCTATTTTAAGCAGTATGGCACAAGATGAATCCACATCCATCTCACAAAATAGCAAGTGGAGTGTACAATCACGTTTTAAGAAAGGTACATTTAAAATTTCTTACCCTCCGTATGGCTATGCTAATATTGATGGAAAAATGGAAGTTATCCCAGAAAAAGCAGAAATAGTAAGGGGCATTTTTAGAGAGGCTCTAGCTGGTAAAGGTTGCTATACCATTGCCAGAGAATTAAATGAAAGTAATACACCAACAAAAAAAGGTGGAAAATGGACTGGAACATCTGTTAGAGGAATATTATCCAATGAAAAATACACTGGAGATGCTCTTTTTCAAAAGACATATACAGACAGTCAATTTAATCGTCATATAAATTCTGGTCAACAGGAACAGTATCTTGTAACCAACCATCATGAGGCTATTATAAACCACAAGGACTTTGATAGGGTTCAGGCGGTTATTAGACAACGTGGTAGTGAGAAAAGCGTAAAAAAAGGCAGTTCAAAATATTTAAACAGATATGTTTTGTCTGGAAAAATCATATGTGGAAACTGTGGGAGCCATTTTAAAAGGAGAACGCATTATACAGCTAAGGGGTCCTACATTGCTTGGACTTGTCAAACTCATATTGAACATAAAGATAAATGTACAATGAAATATATCAGAGATGATGAAATTCATAAAGCTTTTGTGCTCATGATGAATAAGCTGATATATGGGTATAAGGTAGTGCTGAAACCTTTGCAGGCTGCGTTAAAAACAATGAACGGTGAAGAAAGAATTACAGCACTTGCCAATTTAGATGAACGCATAGTAAAAAATACAGACCGTAAGCGTGTTATAACAGAACTTGTGGGAAAAGGATTTTTGGATGCGACCTTTTTTACTAAAGAGTTGTCGGACATAGCGGCAGAGGCAGAAATGCTGGCACAAGAGAAAAAAAGGCTTGAAAATTCAGCCACAGGAAATCAAAAACAGCGTTTAGAATTGGATACCCTTATTCATTATATTGTTAAAAAGCCAGAGATTAGAGAATTTGAAGATACCCTCTTTGAACGATTTGTAGAGAATATCGTTGTGTATTCTAGAAATGAAATCGGTTTTTGCATGAAATGTGGAATTACTCTGAGAGAAAGGATGGTGAATTAA
- a CDS encoding HNH endonuclease: MTIDMKFFNVYYFCHLANESMGEFNYARTNAEFTERQFEIEPEDFPKVSVLREYCSWLIDRVFYEQANSISNSGEVADFNPINWINQAILKYKGINVSINNDFTIDYEDFLETYNEYISYLDKFEDGLFYDVLYDIATEVEYILFQNRDFLLRFNEQQAVAFEDNPRKRVYIPEWVKRAVLFRDKGCCVFCKKDLTGLYSLLEDNEKHFDHIVSLNEGGLNDVCNIQLSCKDCNLKKSDNSKTSTLYQSAY; the protein is encoded by the coding sequence ATGACTATTGATATGAAGTTCTTTAATGTGTATTATTTTTGCCATCTTGCAAATGAAAGTATGGGAGAGTTTAACTATGCTAGAACAAATGCTGAATTTACAGAACGACAGTTTGAAATAGAACCAGAGGACTTTCCTAAAGTATCAGTATTAAGAGAGTATTGCTCATGGCTTATTGATAGAGTTTTTTACGAGCAGGCAAATTCCATATCAAATTCAGGAGAAGTCGCAGATTTTAATCCTATTAATTGGATTAACCAGGCTATTTTGAAATATAAAGGAATAAATGTTTCGATAAACAATGATTTTACAATTGATTATGAGGATTTTTTAGAAACATATAATGAATACATATCATATCTTGATAAATTTGAGGATGGCTTATTTTATGATGTTCTTTATGATATTGCCACTGAAGTGGAGTACATTTTGTTTCAAAATAGAGATTTTTTACTAAGATTTAATGAGCAACAAGCGGTTGCATTTGAAGACAATCCAAGAAAAAGAGTGTATATACCAGAATGGGTAAAACGTGCAGTTCTATTTAGGGACAAAGGATGCTGTGTGTTCTGCAAAAAGGATTTAACAGGGTTATATTCATTGTTAGAAGATAATGAAAAACATTTTGACCATATTGTGTCATTGAATGAAGGCGGATTAAATGATGTTTGTAACATCCAATTATCATGTAAGGATTGTAATTTAAAAAAATCAGATAACAGTAAGACAAGTACATTGTATCAAAGTGCGTACTAA
- a CDS encoding SHOCT domain-containing protein has translation MNVTKIDGNYRLSSKVKKKSNEQLQREYDYIRADQITKRMFEKGLITEDELNKITELNRKYFSPSLVEIMPCNR, from the coding sequence ATGAACGTAACAAAGATAGATGGTAACTATAGATTATCAAGTAAAGTAAAGAAAAAATCAAATGAACAGTTACAACGGGAATATGACTATATTAGAGCAGATCAAATAACAAAAAGGATGTTTGAAAAAGGCCTTATTACTGAGGATGAATTAAACAAAATAACTGAATTGAATCGCAAGTATTTCTCCCCAAGTTTAGTCGAGATAATGCCTTGTAATCGTTGA
- a CDS encoding recombinase family protein — translation MAVRNITVIPAKARVGNTASEVQIPKLRVAAYCRVSTESDEQATSYEAQIEHYTELINKNPEWKLAGIYADDGISGTNTKKREEFNRMIDECMAGNIDMIVTKSISRFARNTLDCLRYIRQLKDKNIPVFFEKESINTMDAKGEVLLTIMASLAQQESQSLSQNVKLGLQYRYQQGIVQVNHNRFLGYTKDEEGHLIIEPKGAEVVKRIYREYLEGASLIEIARGLMADNILTSAGKEKWRSETIKKILQNEKYIGDALLQKTYTVDFLTKKRVKNDGIVPQYYVENNHEPIIPRDLYLQVQEEMERRKNIHSGKSGKKRVYSSKYALSTIVICGRCGDIFRRVHWNNHGCKSIVWRCASRLDKTAADCLARTIREEDLKSAVVQAVNKVFESKTQFMDILNRNISVVMNQIDSSEIELINQKLEQLQKELLKQANNNQDYSILANEIYRLRDEKETAMVKNAGFASQKQRMTEMTKFLKNQKSIGKEYDEHIVRKLIEKITVYDEKLTVEFKSGMELDVEM, via the coding sequence ATGGCAGTAAGAAACATAACAGTTATTCCTGCTAAAGCAAGAGTTGGAAACACCGCATCAGAAGTACAGATACCCAAATTGAGAGTAGCTGCTTACTGTCGTGTTTCTACGGAAAGTGATGAGCAGGCTACTAGTTACGAGGCACAGATAGAGCATTATACAGAACTGATTAATAAGAATCCAGAATGGAAACTTGCAGGAATTTATGCCGATGATGGAATAAGTGGTACTAATACTAAAAAGCGTGAAGAGTTTAATCGCATGATTGATGAGTGTATGGCGGGAAACATTGATATGATAGTGACTAAATCTATCAGTCGATTTGCACGAAATACTCTTGATTGTTTGAGATATATCCGTCAACTTAAAGATAAGAATATCCCTGTATTTTTTGAAAAAGAGTCTATAAACACAATGGATGCTAAGGGAGAGGTACTACTTACAATTATGGCATCCCTTGCCCAACAGGAGAGCCAGTCATTGAGTCAGAACGTAAAGCTTGGGTTGCAATATCGGTATCAACAAGGCATTGTCCAAGTTAACCACAATAGATTTCTCGGATATACTAAAGATGAGGAAGGCCATTTAATTATAGAGCCGAAAGGTGCTGAGGTTGTAAAAAGGATTTATCGTGAGTATTTAGAAGGGGCAAGCTTAATTGAAATAGCAAGGGGTTTAATGGCAGACAATATTTTGACATCTGCAGGGAAAGAAAAATGGCGATCCGAAACTATCAAAAAGATATTACAAAATGAAAAATATATCGGAGATGCTCTTTTGCAAAAAACCTATACAGTGGACTTTCTTACTAAAAAACGAGTAAAAAATGATGGTATTGTTCCTCAGTATTATGTGGAAAACAACCATGAACCTATCATACCACGTGATTTATATCTGCAGGTTCAAGAAGAAATGGAACGTAGAAAAAATATCCACAGTGGGAAAAGTGGAAAAAAGAGGGTTTATAGTAGTAAATATGCTCTTTCCACTATAGTAATTTGTGGACGCTGTGGCGATATATTTAGAAGAGTCCATTGGAATAACCATGGCTGTAAATCCATTGTTTGGCGATGTGCTAGCAGACTTGACAAAACAGCAGCGGATTGTTTGGCACGAACTATACGAGAAGAAGATTTGAAAAGTGCAGTGGTGCAGGCAGTCAATAAAGTGTTTGAATCAAAAACACAATTTATGGATATTTTGAATCGAAATATTTCAGTGGTTATGAATCAAATTGATAGCAGTGAAATAGAACTGATAAATCAAAAATTGGAACAGTTGCAAAAGGAACTGCTTAAGCAAGCAAATAACAATCAGGATTATTCTATTCTTGCAAATGAAATTTACAGACTTCGAGATGAGAAGGAAACAGCTATGGTTAAAAATGCTGGATTCGCAAGTCAAAAACAAAGAATGACTGAAATGACAAAATTTCTTAAAAATCAGAAAAGTATTGGTAAGGAATACGATGAGCATATAGTACGTAAATTGATAGAAAAGATTACGGTCTATGATGAAAAACTTACAGTTGAGTTCAAATCAGGAATGGAGCTTGATGTGGAGATGTAG
- a CDS encoding recombinase family protein — protein MAAHIPYGYIIKDGKAVIDEVCAKQVRQLYENYLSGDSLQNAAAKAGINTWHGTVSRILENKKYTGTKYYPSIIERDTFETVQKERHRRAVALGRVKEETANEPPALDVPPAPPKFWMKPLEIKFQDPYKQAEFAYSLIESEMS, from the coding sequence GTGGCAGCACACATACCTTATGGTTATATAATTAAAGATGGTAAGGCCGTAATTGATGAAGTTTGTGCTAAGCAGGTTAGACAACTGTATGAAAATTATTTGTCTGGTGATAGTTTGCAAAATGCAGCTGCCAAAGCAGGTATCAATACATGGCATGGAACAGTATCAAGAATACTTGAAAATAAAAAGTATACTGGGACAAAGTATTATCCTTCTATTATTGAAAGAGATACATTTGAAACTGTTCAGAAAGAGCGCCATAGAAGAGCAGTGGCATTGGGGAGAGTTAAAGAGGAAACTGCAAATGAGCCACCTGCACTGGATGTACCTCCTGCCCCGCCAAAGTTTTGGATGAAACCGTTAGAGATTAAATTTCAAGACCCCTATAAACAGGCTGAATTTGCTTATAGCCTAATAGAAAGTGAGATGAGTTGA